Proteins co-encoded in one Oreochromis aureus strain Israel breed Guangdong linkage group 3, ZZ_aureus, whole genome shotgun sequence genomic window:
- the LOC120439035 gene encoding low affinity immunoglobulin gamma Fc region receptor II-like, which produces MEIRALCIRLLMTIMILLGVQDQKVDAVSLRVVPNRLQFFEYEPVTFHCEGVDYCEVLHKFKGKIKSCSKTNKRTPTGSSCSIQAVYADNSGEYWYEPEGGRRSNIISLSVTAGPVILESPAVPVLMEETVTLSCRNKTHSSNFNSAEFYKNRRSIHKSSTGSMTIQTVFKSDEGHYKCSILGAGQSPESWLNVTDSQNKNYKSNPDEEACHFSSAATRIISTILVSALLVAVGLYHICKACCKREADTVDAGRATYAAKQEPAEQCLQQVPGNP; this is translated from the exons ATGGAGATCAGAGCTCTCTGCATCAGACTGT TGATGACCATCATGATTCTGTTGGGTGTACAGGATCAGAAAGTTG atgCAGTTTCTCTTCGTGTTGTTCCAAACAGATTGCAGTTTTTTGAATACGAACCAGTGACATTTCACTGTGAAGGAGTCGATTATTGTGAAGTTTTGCATAAAttcaaaggaaaaataaaatcatgtagTAAAACTAATAAGAGGACACCAACAGGATCATCCTGCTCCATTCAAGCTGTTTATGCAGACAACAGTGGAGAGTACTGGTATGAGCCTGAAGGCGGGAGAAGAAGCAACATTATCAGCCTCTCTGTCACTG CTGGTCCTGTGATCCTGGAGAGTCCTGCTGTTCCTGTGTTGATGGAAGAAACTGTGACTCTGAGCTGCAGAAACAAAACTCATTCCTCCAACTTCAACTCAGCTGAGTTCTATAAAAATAGACGTTCCATCCATAAAAGCTCCACAGGAAGCATGACCATCCAGACAGTTTTCAAGTCAGATGAAGGACATTACAAGTGTAGCATCTTAGGAGCTGGACAATCACCAGAGAGTTGGCTGAACGTCACAG ATTctcaaaataaaaattacaaatcTAATCCAGACGAAGAGGCGTGCCATTTTTCTTCTGCTGCCACTCGGATCATTTCCACAATTTTAGTCAGTGCTCTGTTGGTGGCAGTGGGACTGTATCACATTTGCAAAGCTTGCTGTAAGAGAG AGGCCGACACAGTGGATGCAGGCAGAGCAACATATGCTGCT AAGCAGGAACCAGCAGAGCAATGTCTTCAGCAGGTCCCCGGCAACCCGTAG